Genomic window (Rosa chinensis cultivar Old Blush chromosome 6, RchiOBHm-V2, whole genome shotgun sequence):
TAAGTCAGAGGATGGATCCACTGCAATGTTGGAATATGTAATTATGTGAATCACAAGGTTTTTCTCCAAATGAAATAGTGAGGAAAGCAAAATAGCATTGAAAGTCCGTTATTTTATAATAGATtattgcttttgtttcttgaaAGTTGCATAATTTATAGTTAAATTGTatcaaatggtcactcaatttttaCATATTCGACAATGACACCATTTGTTATCACAACTTTCGTAATGACATCATTTATTAAATTATAACGCTTCATTTTTCTTACGTGTACAGCGAGAAAAATGTGATGGCCATCATAGCAATGGTTGTTTTTTATGATTTGTTGCCATATTTGTGCCAATCATGCTCGCCGTTACGCTTTGTGGAAAATGAGATTTGGAGAAGAGACGCGTTTTTGAGTGGGGTTAGGATCATGGTCTGAGCACCATGCTCAATGATGACCCGTGTTTTTTAACAGTCTACAGTGAAGCTTTTTTTACTTTTAACGGTTTCACTCGGAATTGAAAAGGGAATCTTCCAAGTCAAATCCCAGTCAACACATCACTCTCttatcccttctctctctctctctccctcacccCGCCCCAATCAATGACAAGTGGTCCCCACCTCCCAGCCCCAAAAGTCCTTCCAATCCAAGAGACTGATCTCCTCATCACCCCCACCCACGTCACCCTCAAATCACCAAACGCCACCTGTCTCCCGTTCCCTCACTGCATGTCAGTCTCTCATAACCccaaaaaatctaaaaaatatATCAACAgcttctctctccctcctttcCTCCATTCTCATCATGCACTCGCAAAACCAGACTTGACGAAAaaaccactctctctctctctctctctctcgctgtgAAACCCTCAAGTCTCAagaccatggagaacagctacTCCTACAACTCCTATCCGGACTCCGGCGGCTCGTCGCCGCGGTCGCGTGAGATCGACTTCGAGAACCCGCCGCCGTGGGAGGACCAGCAGAACCCGAACTACAAGGTCAAGTTCATGTGCAGCTACGGCGGCAAGATCCTCCCCCGCCCCCACGACAACCAGCTCACCTACACCGGCGGCGAGACCAAGATCCTAGCCGTCGAACGCACCATCAAGTTCTCCGTCCTCGTCGCCAGGCTCTCCGCCCTCTCCGACAGCGACGTGTCGTTCAAGTACCAGCTCCCCGGGGAAGACCTTGACGCCTTGATCTCCGTCACCAACGACGACGACCTCGAGCACATGATGCACGAGTACGATCGCCTCTACCGGGCCTCCGCCAGGCCCGCCAGGATGAGGCTGTTTCTCTTCCCGCTCAACCACAGCGACAGTTTCGGCTCTGACAGGTCCTCCGATAGGGATCGCTTCGTCGAGGCTTTGAATTCCGGTCCAATTCCCGCGCCCGACCCGATTTCCAAGCCTCCCGTCGTCGTCCAAAATAACGTTGACTTCATCCCCGGTTGGGGCAAGGCCGGCGTTGTGGTAACGCCGCCTCCTCCGCCGGCGCAGCCTACGGTGCCCGAGCTCGTTGCGCCTCCGCCGGAGTTTCAAGTCAGATCAGGCCTCGGCGGCGACCGGGTAATCGGGTCGGATCCGGTAGTGAACCCGGTGGAGTTCCAGAGGCAACTGCAGGACTTGCAGAGGCTGCAAATTGGAGATCAACCTGATCAACAGTACCGAAGAAAGAGCGATGACAACCTCATCggagcaggaggaggaggaggctacGGTGCCGCCGCCGGTGATTATTACATGCAGAAGGTGCCGGAAAAGCTTCCTCCGGTGACGATGTCTCAGCAGATTTCGCCTCCGGCGGGTTACTGGCCGGAGAAGCATGTAGCGGGCGGCGGATTTCCGGGGACGGTGACGGGAGCACCTGAACAGCAACAGCCTATGTACATGATCAGCGCAGGCGGAGGCGGTGTGTATCACGCGCCGCCGATGGTGCGACCGGTGACTGCCCCAACCAATCAAGGGTACTACCACATGCAGCAGCAGCCgccgcagcagcagcagcagcaacagagAATGGCTTCGGACGTTTACCGGGACCAGCCGGTGTACAGTGCTATGCCGCAGCCACAGCAACAGCAACAGACGAGTAGTCTACCGCCTCAGCCGCCCAAGTACGTGGCGACGTACGCCGAAACGGCGCCGTATACTCAGGTGGCGTATGATAGCGCAACGGGGAGGCAGGTGTACTATACTGCGCAGGGTGGAGGGGTTGTGCAGCCGCAGCAGGCGTACTCAGCAGTGGGGCCCGCTGCGGTTAGCGGCGAAATGCGAGTGGCGGGCGGGTTGAGCCCGGAGGGTAAGGTGGTGGGTTCAAAACTTCCGCAAACTTCCGTGTGATTTTTTACTTTATTAATGTATTTTATATGATTATGAAAATATAATTACTAAATATCAGAAGAAATTAATAATAGTTTATGTAttatgtaagaaaaaaaaaaaatattgatctgCTTCCATTTTgtgttactttattttatttagttgGAGAGATTATGctttttataataaaaactgCAACTTATGAATAATTTCTCTGGACCTATTTGCAACATGAGTGGTGCATATGGTTTAGGAAGGGAAAATTGTATTATGTTTAACATCAACTCGTTGAATTAGGGGTCACTGACCAGTGAAAGAtgaagggcacgtttacttacttgaaaggaaagggaatgattacggggtaaaaatatTCCTGAGTTTACTAActcataaaggaatcggaataatttcgggtaaaagaattcatgcgtttactaacacacgAAGAAAtcagaatggatgtaggtcccacATCCTTattaggaatcgattcctgaatacgcaggaattcgattacgaaggggggagatgggtttaggaataattcctccggaatcaataccgattcctttcttctcttattccacttgtctccgattcatgattattttccattccaagtaagtaaacgtgctaGAAAACTATAAAACTGAATTGAGCTGTGTATGAGACTATAAGATAGAAAGACAGTTGGTTAATGGATgtgaaatttttatataattggTATTTCCTCAAACGGATATATGCAT
Coding sequences:
- the LOC112172171 gene encoding trithorax group protein osa translates to MENSYSYNSYPDSGGSSPRSREIDFENPPPWEDQQNPNYKVKFMCSYGGKILPRPHDNQLTYTGGETKILAVERTIKFSVLVARLSALSDSDVSFKYQLPGEDLDALISVTNDDDLEHMMHEYDRLYRASARPARMRLFLFPLNHSDSFGSDRSSDRDRFVEALNSGPIPAPDPISKPPVVVQNNVDFIPGWGKAGVVVTPPPPPAQPTVPELVAPPPEFQVRSGLGGDRVIGSDPVVNPVEFQRQLQDLQRLQIGDQPDQQYRRKSDDNLIGAGGGGGYGAAAGDYYMQKVPEKLPPVTMSQQISPPAGYWPEKHVAGGGFPGTVTGAPEQQQPMYMISAGGGGVYHAPPMVRPVTAPTNQGYYHMQQQPPQQQQQQQRMASDVYRDQPVYSAMPQPQQQQQTSSLPPQPPKYVATYAETAPYTQVAYDSATGRQVYYTAQGGGVVQPQQAYSAVGPAAVSEGKVVGSKLPQTSV